The Setaria viridis chromosome 6, Setaria_viridis_v4.0, whole genome shotgun sequence genome contains a region encoding:
- the LOC117860581 gene encoding RNA-binding protein CP33, chloroplastic, whose protein sequence is MALPLARLLFPALPACQCQPPLSLRFPERHVAPAPARSRGHRGAFAARAAASAPAAPAPAAPEAEEQVGPRTRLVAQNIPWDYTGDDMRALFEKHGSVVGVELSMYNASKNRGLAFVTMGSEEEALAALNNLNSTTLDDRKIKVDFARPRKKQPKQVKQPVVVSDSTEKYILFVGNLTWRVRNRHLRELFASAPGVLSAEVIFHTTTPRRSAGYAFVSFSSKEAAEAAISSLNGQKLMGRPINVMFKEESAKKNESSVPKEEEAEEESSEQSDS, encoded by the exons ATGGCTCTCCCCCTCGCCCGCCTCCTCTTCCCCGCGCTCCCGGCATGCCAGTGCCAGCCACCGCTCAGCCTGCGCTTCCCCGAGCGCCACGTCGCTCCTGCCCCCGCACGTTcccgcggccaccgcggcgcCTTCGCTGCCCGTGCGGCCGCTAGTGCCCCTGCGGCCCCGGCCCccgcggcgccggaggcggaggagcaagTGGGGCCAAGGACACGGCTCGTCGCGCAGAACATCCCGTGGGACTACACGGGCGACGACATGCGCGCGCTCTTCGAGAAGCACGGCTCCGTCGTCGGCGTGGAG CTTTCAATGTACAATGCCAGTAAAAACAGAGGGTTGGCGTTTGTAACCATGGGTTCAGAAGAGGAGGCTCTTGCAGCTCTCAACAATCTCAATTCAACT ACTTTAGATGATAGAAAGATCAAGGTGGACTTTGCGAGACCTAGAAAGAAGCAACCTAAGCAAGTTAAGCAACCTGTTGTGGTATCAGATAGCACGGAAAAGTATATTCTGTTTGTCGGAAATTTGACATGGAGAGTCAGAAATCGTCACCTTCGCGAACTATTTGCCTCGGCCCCAGGTGTCCTATCAGCTGAAGTTATCTTTCATACCACTACGCCAAGGCGATCTGCTGGTTAtgcatttgtttctttttcttcaaaagaGGCTGCAGAGGCTGCCATATCTTCTTTAAATGGACAG AAATTGATGGGACGACCCATTAATGTGATGTTCAAAGAAGAAAGTGCTAAAAAGAATGAATCTTCTGTCCCAAAGgaagaggaggccgaggaggaaTCATCTGAGCAGAGTGATAGCTAA
- the LOC117860188 gene encoding transcription factor bHLH94: MALEAVVFCEGLFGSWAMAAAPGGGGGWSWGHDGNEHGGAMEGMMDLEGGTAAAYWEVGASSSVMMKGPDQEPDGSSAAPPPPENGCGGGNAAAAGAGFSQEVLTVATTATVMSPPSAAAGRRKRRRTRSVKNMEEVESQRMTHIAVERNRRKQMNEYLAVLRSLMPASYVQRGDQASIIGGAINYVKELEQLLQSLEARKHARRHDPSPGSGAGDAAPAPFAGFFTFPQYSMSAGARSPAATADTPPADDEQSPNNADADGNNGGDDDDASGSRPSSVAEVEVTMVESHANLKLLSRRRPRQLLRLVAGLQGHRLSVLHLNATSDDARHMALYSLSLKVEDDCALSSVDDIAAAVHRIVEAIDQEEGGAELRSQAEE; encoded by the exons ATGGCGCTCGAGGCCGTGGTGTTCTGTGAGGGACTCTTCGGCAGctgggccatggcggcggctcccggaggaggaggagggtggagcTGGGGCCATGACGGAAATGAGCATGGCGGGGCCATGGAGGGGATGATGGACTTGGAagggggcaccgccgccgcctactGGGAGGTGGGCGCAAGCTCCTCCGTGATGATGAAAGGGCCTGATCAGGAGCCGGACGGCAGctctgctgcgccgccgccgcccgagaacggatgcggcggtggcaatgcagcagcagctggtgcCGGCTTTTCGCAGGAGGTGCTAACCGTGGCGACAACGGCGACGGTAatgtcgccgccgtcggcggcggctgggAGGCGGAAGCGCCGGAGGACGAGGAGCGTCAAGAacatggaggaggtggagagcCAGCGGATGACCCACATCGCCGTGGAGCGCAACCGCCGCAAGCAGATGAACGAGTACCTCGCCGTGCTCCGGTCCCTCATGCCGGCGTCCTACGTGCAAAGG GGAGACCAGGCGTCCATAATTGGCGGCGCAATCAACTACGTCAAGGAGCTGGAGCAGCTGCTCCAGTCGCTGGAGGCGCGGAAACACGCCCGCCGCCACGACCCGTCccccggctccggcgccggcgacgctgcGCCCGCGCCCTTCGCGGGCTTCTTCACCTTCCCGCAGTACTCCATGAGCGCCGGCGcccgctcccccgccgccaccgcagacACGCCACCCGCAGACGACGAGCAGAGCCCAAACAACGCTGACGCGGACGGCAACAAcggtggcgacgacgacgacgcctcgGGCTCGAGGCCATCGTCCGTGGCAGAGGTCGAGGTGACCATGGTGGAGAGCCACGCGAATCTGAAGCTGCTGtcccggcggcgcccgcggcagCTGCTGCGGCTGGTCGCCGGGCTGCAGGGCCACCGCCTCTCCGTGCTGCACCTCAACGCGACCAGCGACGACGCCCGCCACATGGCCCTCTATTCCCTCAGCCTCAAG GTGGAAGACGACTGCGCGCTCTCGTCGGTGGACGacatcgcggcggcggtgcaccgCATCGTGGAGGCGATCGACCAAGAGGAGGGCGGCGCCGAGCTCAGATCGCAGGCTGAAGAATAA
- the LOC117861530 gene encoding probable glucan 1,3-beta-glucosidase A isoform X3 — MTMRLPRAGLFVFGILLSAFRMAHSSTDNNFSKVRAVNLGGWLVVEGWIKPSLFDGIPNRDMLDGTQVQLKSVGRQKYVSTGDGGGGNVTVDRDAASSWETFKLWRISMNEFQFRCFNGQFLTASDGDAISATADSPGDSETFYIERNNTLLHIKLLNGSYLQVTDNNQLTSNYPSQPGWDDDMATFEMTIVANNLHGDYQLANGYGPEQAKSVLTEHRKKFVSGSDFLFIAQNGINAVRIPVGWWIAYDPDPPAPFIGGSLNALDRAFYWAQIYGLKCIIDLHAAPGSQNGMEHSASRDGSLDWPSEANIQKTLDVINFLAQRYADNPCLLGIELLNEPSAAGVPLDTLVSYYKTGYQIVRSYSDTAYVIFCQRIGNADPMELYQAYLGATNTVVDLHYYNLFDPYFEKLNATENIQFIYKNRLPQVQSLNRANVPLVFIGEWVNEWNVTNASQLQYQLFGNAQLEVYGEASFGWSYWTVKCNSVHWDYEWNIRNRYLIDGSPLISPNYMLLVAGCLIYLLPVLT, encoded by the exons ATGACGATGAGGCTTCCTCGTGCTGGTCTCTTCGTCTTTGGGATCCTTCTGTCAGCGTTCCGGATGGCCCATTCGTCAACAG ACAATAATTTCTCCAAGGTCAGGGCGGTGAACTTGGGGGGCtggctggtggtggaggggtgGATCAAGCCCTCCTTGTTTGACGGCATTCCGAACAGGGACATGCTT GATGGCACGCAGGTGCAGCTCAAGTCAGTGGGGCGTCAGAAATACGTGAGCAcgggtgatggtggtggtggcaacgTGACAGTGGATCGGGATGCCGCTTCTTCGTGGGAGACCTTCAAG CTGTGGAGAATTTCAATGAATGAATTTCAGTTCCGCTGCTTCAACGGTCAGTTCTTGACAGCAAGTGATGGCGACGCCATCTCAGCGACAGCAGATTCACCAGGGGACTCGGAAACATTTTACATTGAGAGGAACAATACACTGCTTCATATCAAGCTTTTAAATGGGAGTTATTTGCAG GTCACAGACAATAATCAGCTTACTTCAAATTACCCTTCCCAACCAGGATGGGATGATGACATGGCAACATTTGAGATGACGATTGTTGCCAATAACTTGCATGGAGACTACCAGCTTGCGAATGGATATGGGCCTGAGCAGGCAAAGTCAGTCTTGACA GAACACCGGAAGAAGTTTGTGAGTGGAAGCGATTTCTTATTCATCGCACAAAATGGTATAAATGCAGTCAGGATTCCTGTTGGATGGTGGATTGCATATGATCCTGATCCACCTGCTCCATTTATTGGTGGCTCCCTGAATGCCCTCGATAGAGCATTCTATTGGGCACA GATTTATGGCTTGAAGTGCATCATCGATCTCCACGCGGCTCCTGGATCTCAAAATGGAATGGAGCACAGTGCTAGCAGAGATGGTTCATTAGATTGGCCTTCGGAAGCTAACATACAGAAAACATTAGATGTCATTAATTTTCTTGCTCAAAG ATATGCAGACAATCCCTGTCTCCTAGGTATCGAGCTTTTGAATGAACCTTCTGCAGCTGGAGTCCCACTAGACACTCTAGTGTCATATTACAAAACAGGCTACCAGATTGTACGAAGTTATTCAGACACTGCTTATGTTATATTCTGCCAGAGGATTGGGAATGCAGATCCAATGGAGCTTTACCAGGCTTACCTGGGTGCAACTAACACGGTTGTAGATTTACATTACTACAACCTCTTTGATCCTTATTTTGAGAAACTGAATGCAACAGAGAACATACAGTTCATTTATAAGAACAGACTGCCGCAAGTACAGTCCTTGAATCGTGCAAATGTACCTCTTGTTTTTATTG GAGAGTGGGTAAATGAATGGAATGTGACGAATGCTTCACAACTCCAATATCAGTTGTTTGGAAATGCGCAATTAGAGGTCTATGGTGAAGCATCCTTTGGTTGGTCTTATTGGACAGTGAAGTGCAACAGTGTGCACTGGGACTATGAATGGAACATAAGGAATAGGTATCTTATTG ATGGTTCACCACTCATAAGCCCAAACTACATGTTGCTTGTGGCTGGATGTCTCATTTACCTTTTGCCTGTATTGACATGA
- the LOC117860582 gene encoding uncharacterized protein produces MATLTMQPIGPSPAPAAQEDQRRGENPAADAADLSDIDSGWVVLKNSDIVSADLAAAAISGGQRLGSSAIPSWARWVLGGVVYTVVPFYNRVRQLEEETVGFVENTVEVVEHVAEVTEKLAANVAKQLPKDGSLQKAVEEVEHIAEVVDTDAEKVEAVTEKIDKVSDEIDAAVEPVIKELEKELDQGTTSDNGVNAQK; encoded by the exons atggcgaCCCTCACCATGCAGCCGATCGGCCCCAGCCCCGCCCCGGCTGCCCAGGAAGACCAGAGGCGA GGGGAGAACCCTGCTGCGGATGCTGCCGATTTGAGTGACATCGACTCGGG CTGGGTTGTCCTCAAGAACTCGGATATCGTCTCGGCGgacttggccgccgccgccatcagtGGCGGTCAGCGTTTAGGCTCTTCAGCGATTCCTAGCTG GGCACGATGGGTTCTTGGAGGTGTGGTGTACACGGTGGTGCCATTCTACAACAGAGTTAGGCAGCTTGAAG AAGAGACAGTTGGGTTTGTGGAGAATACTGTAGAGGTTGTGGAGCATGTAGCTGAGGTAACAGAGAAGCTAGCTGCAAATGTGGCTAAGCAACTTCCTAAAGACGGGTCTCTGCAGAAAGCAGTGGAAGAGGTTGAGCACATTGCTGAGGTAGTGGATACTGATGCAGAGAAGGTTGAAGCAGTCACTGAGAAG ATCGACAAGGTCAGCGATGAGATTGACGCTGCTGTGGAGCCTGTCATCAAGGAGCTTGAAAAGGAACTCGACCAGGGCACAACATCCGACAATGGAGTTAACGCACAGAAGTGA
- the LOC117861530 gene encoding probable glucan 1,3-beta-glucosidase A isoform X2 has translation MTMRLPRAGLFVFGILLSAFRMAHSSTDNNFSKVRAVNLGGWLVVEGWIKPSLFDGIPNRDMLVQLKSVGRQKYVSTGDGGGGNVTVDRDAASSWETFKLWRISMNEFQFRCFNGQFLTASDGDAISATADSPGDSETFYIERNNTLLHIKLLNGSYLQVTDNNQLTSNYPSQPGWDDDMATFEMTIVANNLHGDYQLANGYGPEQAKSVLTEHRKKFVSGSDFLFIAQNGINAVRIPVGWWIAYDPDPPAPFIGGSLNALDRAFYWAQIYGLKCIIDLHAAPGSQNGMEHSASRDGSLDWPSEANIQKTLDVINFLAQRYADNPCLLGIELLNEPSAAGVPLDTLVSYYKTGYQIVRSYSDTAYVIFCQRIGNADPMELYQAYLGATNTVVDLHYYNLFDPYFEKLNATENIQFIYKNRLPQVQSLNRANVPLVFIGTLMLIYLPPALHYSGEWVNEWNVTNASQLQYQLFGNAQLEVYGEASFGWSYWTVKCNSVHWDYEWNIRNRYLIDGSPLISPNYMLLVAGCLIYLLPVLT, from the exons ATGACGATGAGGCTTCCTCGTGCTGGTCTCTTCGTCTTTGGGATCCTTCTGTCAGCGTTCCGGATGGCCCATTCGTCAACAG ACAATAATTTCTCCAAGGTCAGGGCGGTGAACTTGGGGGGCtggctggtggtggaggggtgGATCAAGCCCTCCTTGTTTGACGGCATTCCGAACAGGGACATGCTT GTGCAGCTCAAGTCAGTGGGGCGTCAGAAATACGTGAGCAcgggtgatggtggtggtggcaacgTGACAGTGGATCGGGATGCCGCTTCTTCGTGGGAGACCTTCAAG CTGTGGAGAATTTCAATGAATGAATTTCAGTTCCGCTGCTTCAACGGTCAGTTCTTGACAGCAAGTGATGGCGACGCCATCTCAGCGACAGCAGATTCACCAGGGGACTCGGAAACATTTTACATTGAGAGGAACAATACACTGCTTCATATCAAGCTTTTAAATGGGAGTTATTTGCAG GTCACAGACAATAATCAGCTTACTTCAAATTACCCTTCCCAACCAGGATGGGATGATGACATGGCAACATTTGAGATGACGATTGTTGCCAATAACTTGCATGGAGACTACCAGCTTGCGAATGGATATGGGCCTGAGCAGGCAAAGTCAGTCTTGACA GAACACCGGAAGAAGTTTGTGAGTGGAAGCGATTTCTTATTCATCGCACAAAATGGTATAAATGCAGTCAGGATTCCTGTTGGATGGTGGATTGCATATGATCCTGATCCACCTGCTCCATTTATTGGTGGCTCCCTGAATGCCCTCGATAGAGCATTCTATTGGGCACA GATTTATGGCTTGAAGTGCATCATCGATCTCCACGCGGCTCCTGGATCTCAAAATGGAATGGAGCACAGTGCTAGCAGAGATGGTTCATTAGATTGGCCTTCGGAAGCTAACATACAGAAAACATTAGATGTCATTAATTTTCTTGCTCAAAG ATATGCAGACAATCCCTGTCTCCTAGGTATCGAGCTTTTGAATGAACCTTCTGCAGCTGGAGTCCCACTAGACACTCTAGTGTCATATTACAAAACAGGCTACCAGATTGTACGAAGTTATTCAGACACTGCTTATGTTATATTCTGCCAGAGGATTGGGAATGCAGATCCAATGGAGCTTTACCAGGCTTACCTGGGTGCAACTAACACGGTTGTAGATTTACATTACTACAACCTCTTTGATCCTTATTTTGAGAAACTGAATGCAACAGAGAACATACAGTTCATTTATAAGAACAGACTGCCGCAAGTACAGTCCTTGAATCGTGCAAATGTACCTCTTGTTTTTATTG GTACACTTATGCTAATTTATTTACCCCCTGCGTTACATTATTCAGGAGAGTGGGTAAATGAATGGAATGTGACGAATGCTTCACAACTCCAATATCAGTTGTTTGGAAATGCGCAATTAGAGGTCTATGGTGAAGCATCCTTTGGTTGGTCTTATTGGACAGTGAAGTGCAACAGTGTGCACTGGGACTATGAATGGAACATAAGGAATAGGTATCTTATTG ATGGTTCACCACTCATAAGCCCAAACTACATGTTGCTTGTGGCTGGATGTCTCATTTACCTTTTGCCTGTATTGACATGA
- the LOC117860058 gene encoding E3 ubiquitin-protein ligase ATL6, whose protein sequence is MGPSNGRRLRLVLVAVALAGAAVDAVTAQQGPRTGPGPGPSYFDPKNFNPSMAIVMVVLVTAFFLLGFFSIYLRRCAGPPLGGPDDDGYPAGGRRPLGIAYASRSSRRAARGLDRAVLESFPTMAYADVKAHKVGKGALECAVCLSEFDDDETLRLLPRCSHAFHADCIDAWLASHVTCPVCRAVLAPDYYEAAPAPPLAPASAVSAAEQDAPRQQAPETATAPEQAAAAVVVVVDAEETEEERNRREEAAELMRIGSVKRALRSKSGRQPAQFPRSHTTGHSLAAAAPAEASERYTLRLPEHVLREVVAASSLRRSASVQAGGDGSARRGFGGARAGRSVRLGSSGRWPNMSMLARTFSARLPAWGSARRGEADAPAKGAKVAGDGKAEEQCDGGACPLGAHV, encoded by the coding sequence ATGGGCCCGAGCAATGGCCGACGCCTCCGGCTGGTCCTCGTCGCGGTCGCGCTGGCCGGCGCGGCCGTGGACGCCGTGACGGCGCAGCAGGGCCCGCGgacggggccggggccggggccgagCTACTTCGACCCCAAGAACTTCAACCCGTCGATGGCGATCGTCATGGTGGTGCTCGTCACGGCGTTCTTCCTGCTCGGCTTCTTCTCCATCTACCTCCGCCGCTGCGCGGGGCCCCCGCTGGGCGGGCCCGACGACGACGGGTAcccggcgggcgggcgccggccgcTAGGGATCGCGTACGCGTCGCGGTCGTCCaggagggcggcgcgcgggctggACCGCGCCGTGCTGGAGTCGTTCCCGACCATGGCCTACGCCGACGTCAAGGCGCACAAGGTCGGGAAGGGCGCGCTCGAGTGCGCCGTGTGCCTCAGCGAgttcgacgacgacgagacgcTCCGGCTCCTGCCCCGGTGCTCCCACGCGTTCCATGCCGACTGCATCGACGCCTGGCTCGCGTCGCACGTCACCTGCCCCGTCTGCCGCGCCGTCCTCGCCCCCGACTACTACGAGGCGGCACCGGCGCCACCGCTGGCTCCGGCGAGTGCCGTGTCCGCCGCGGAGCAAGACGCCCCGCGGCAGCAGGCGCCGGAAACAGCCacggcgccggagcaggcggcagcggcggtcgtcgtcgtcgttgacgcagaggagacggaggaggagaggaacaggagggaggaggccgccgagctGATGCGGATCGGCAGCGTCAAGCGCGCGCTGCGGAGCAAGTCGGGCCGGCAGCCCGCGCAGTTCCCGCGCTCGCACACCACGGGGCActcgctcgccgcggccgcgcccgccgagGCCTCGGAGCGGTACACGCTGCGGCTGCCGGAGCACGTTCTCCGGGAGGTGGTCGCGGCGAGCAGCCTTCGGCGGTCCGCGAGCGTccaggcgggcggcgacgggagcgcGCGCCGCGGATTCGGAGGCGCCCGCGCCGGGAGGAGCGTCCGGCTCGGCAGCTCCGGCCGGTGGCCCAACATGTCGATGCTGGCGCGCACCTTCTCCGCGAGGCTGCCGGCGTGGGGctccgcgcggcgcggcgaggccgaTGCTCCGGCCAAGGGCGCGAAGGTCGCTGGCGACGGCAAGGCTGAAGAGCAGTGCGACGGTGGGGCGTGCCCACTTGGCGCCCACGTTTGA
- the LOC117859949 gene encoding uncharacterized protein: protein MEVDPAAAADERGKKGAPGGGGGGGGLEWELERQYDFEREMMLMAAAAPGAGPQQKPKQQRHRPFTADLLQNCDLPPPAKLFGPVPTLQRLESAAGADQKGDAIGGGGGGNNNDSLMRALRLSQSRAREAEEKLAAAGASNGELAALLVRDSVALSAHRRWVMMLEAENSLLRGGGGGAAPRGADPDRDGDGDGDARCGGGSGGLAAWWVAVAVCVGIAGVGLALGRFLC from the exons ATGGAGGTGgacccggcggccgcggcggacgaGAGGGGGAAGAAGGGCGCgcccggcggaggcggaggcggcggggggctGGAGTGGGAGCTGGAGAGGCAGTACGACTTCGAGCGGGAGATGATGCtgatggccgccgcggcgccgggcgcggggccgcagcagaagccgaagcagcagcGGCACCGGCCGTTCACCGCCGATCTGCTCCAGAACTGCGACCTGCCCCCTCCCGCCAAGCTCTTCGGCCCCGTCCCGACCCTGCAGAG GTTGGAgagcgcggcgggggcggaccAGAAGGGCGacgccatcggcggcggcggtggggggaaCAACAACGACAGCCTGATGCGGGCGCTGCGCCTGTCGCAGTCgcgcgcgcgggaggcggaggagaagctGGCGGCCGCGGGGGCCAGCAACGGGGAGCTCGCGGCGCTGCTGGTGCGGGACTCGGTGGCGCTCTCCGCGCACCGCCGGTGGGTCATGATGCTGGAGGCCGAGAACTCCCTCctcaggggaggaggaggaggcgcggcacCCCGCGGCGCGGACCCGGAccgggacggcgacggcgacggcgacgcgcggtgcggcggcggtagcggcggGTTGGCCGCGTGGTGGGTCGCGGTCGCGGTCTGCGTCGGCATCGCCGGCGTCGGGCTCGCGCTCGGCAGGTTCCTGTGCTGA
- the LOC117860583 gene encoding uncharacterized protein → MRKLKFHEQKLLKKTNFLEYKREGGHREALVTQRYRLVERDDYKKYNGICLMVQKLVNIIKQMDPRDPFRIEMTDMLLDKLYNMGVIPTKKSLLKCENLSASAFCRRRLATVMVKLKFAEHLKEAVTYIEQGHVRVGPETVTDPAFLVTRNMEDFITWVDSSKIKRKVMEYNDALDDYDAMF, encoded by the exons ATGAGGAAGCTCAAGTTCCACGAGCAGAAGCTACTCAAGAAGACAAATTTCTTGGAGTACAAGAGGGAGGGAGGCCACCGGGAGGCCCTCGTGACGCAGCGCTACCGCCTTGTCGAGAGGGACGATTACAAGAA GTACAATGGCATATGCTTAATGGTGCAAAAGCTCGTTAACATCATAAAGCAGATGGACCCAAGAGATCCTTTCAGAATAGAAATGACAGACATGCTGCTCGATAAACT ATATAATATGGGTGTAATTCCAACAAAAAAGAGCCTGTTAAAATGCGAGAATCTTTCAGCTAGCGCCTTCTGCAG ACGGAGACTGGCAACAGTTATGGTGAAGCTCAAGTTTGCAGAGCACCTTAAAGAGGCGGTAACATACATCGAGCAGGGGCATGTGCGTGTAGGTCCAGAGACAGTTACCGATCCAGCCTTCCTTGTGACCAGAAACATGGAGGACTTCATCACCTGGGTGGATTCCTCAAAGATCAAGAGGAAGGTCATGGAGTACAATGACGCATTGGATGATTATGATGCCATGTTTTGA
- the LOC117861530 gene encoding probable glucan 1,3-beta-glucosidase A isoform X1, with product MTMRLPRAGLFVFGILLSAFRMAHSSTDNNFSKVRAVNLGGWLVVEGWIKPSLFDGIPNRDMLDGTQVQLKSVGRQKYVSTGDGGGGNVTVDRDAASSWETFKLWRISMNEFQFRCFNGQFLTASDGDAISATADSPGDSETFYIERNNTLLHIKLLNGSYLQVTDNNQLTSNYPSQPGWDDDMATFEMTIVANNLHGDYQLANGYGPEQAKSVLTEHRKKFVSGSDFLFIAQNGINAVRIPVGWWIAYDPDPPAPFIGGSLNALDRAFYWAQIYGLKCIIDLHAAPGSQNGMEHSASRDGSLDWPSEANIQKTLDVINFLAQRYADNPCLLGIELLNEPSAAGVPLDTLVSYYKTGYQIVRSYSDTAYVIFCQRIGNADPMELYQAYLGATNTVVDLHYYNLFDPYFEKLNATENIQFIYKNRLPQVQSLNRANVPLVFIGTLMLIYLPPALHYSGEWVNEWNVTNASQLQYQLFGNAQLEVYGEASFGWSYWTVKCNSVHWDYEWNIRNRYLIDGSPLISPNYMLLVAGCLIYLLPVLT from the exons ATGACGATGAGGCTTCCTCGTGCTGGTCTCTTCGTCTTTGGGATCCTTCTGTCAGCGTTCCGGATGGCCCATTCGTCAACAG ACAATAATTTCTCCAAGGTCAGGGCGGTGAACTTGGGGGGCtggctggtggtggaggggtgGATCAAGCCCTCCTTGTTTGACGGCATTCCGAACAGGGACATGCTT GATGGCACGCAGGTGCAGCTCAAGTCAGTGGGGCGTCAGAAATACGTGAGCAcgggtgatggtggtggtggcaacgTGACAGTGGATCGGGATGCCGCTTCTTCGTGGGAGACCTTCAAG CTGTGGAGAATTTCAATGAATGAATTTCAGTTCCGCTGCTTCAACGGTCAGTTCTTGACAGCAAGTGATGGCGACGCCATCTCAGCGACAGCAGATTCACCAGGGGACTCGGAAACATTTTACATTGAGAGGAACAATACACTGCTTCATATCAAGCTTTTAAATGGGAGTTATTTGCAG GTCACAGACAATAATCAGCTTACTTCAAATTACCCTTCCCAACCAGGATGGGATGATGACATGGCAACATTTGAGATGACGATTGTTGCCAATAACTTGCATGGAGACTACCAGCTTGCGAATGGATATGGGCCTGAGCAGGCAAAGTCAGTCTTGACA GAACACCGGAAGAAGTTTGTGAGTGGAAGCGATTTCTTATTCATCGCACAAAATGGTATAAATGCAGTCAGGATTCCTGTTGGATGGTGGATTGCATATGATCCTGATCCACCTGCTCCATTTATTGGTGGCTCCCTGAATGCCCTCGATAGAGCATTCTATTGGGCACA GATTTATGGCTTGAAGTGCATCATCGATCTCCACGCGGCTCCTGGATCTCAAAATGGAATGGAGCACAGTGCTAGCAGAGATGGTTCATTAGATTGGCCTTCGGAAGCTAACATACAGAAAACATTAGATGTCATTAATTTTCTTGCTCAAAG ATATGCAGACAATCCCTGTCTCCTAGGTATCGAGCTTTTGAATGAACCTTCTGCAGCTGGAGTCCCACTAGACACTCTAGTGTCATATTACAAAACAGGCTACCAGATTGTACGAAGTTATTCAGACACTGCTTATGTTATATTCTGCCAGAGGATTGGGAATGCAGATCCAATGGAGCTTTACCAGGCTTACCTGGGTGCAACTAACACGGTTGTAGATTTACATTACTACAACCTCTTTGATCCTTATTTTGAGAAACTGAATGCAACAGAGAACATACAGTTCATTTATAAGAACAGACTGCCGCAAGTACAGTCCTTGAATCGTGCAAATGTACCTCTTGTTTTTATTG GTACACTTATGCTAATTTATTTACCCCCTGCGTTACATTATTCAGGAGAGTGGGTAAATGAATGGAATGTGACGAATGCTTCACAACTCCAATATCAGTTGTTTGGAAATGCGCAATTAGAGGTCTATGGTGAAGCATCCTTTGGTTGGTCTTATTGGACAGTGAAGTGCAACAGTGTGCACTGGGACTATGAATGGAACATAAGGAATAGGTATCTTATTG ATGGTTCACCACTCATAAGCCCAAACTACATGTTGCTTGTGGCTGGATGTCTCATTTACCTTTTGCCTGTATTGACATGA